In one Pseudomonas fitomaticsae genomic region, the following are encoded:
- a CDS encoding ABC transporter ATP-binding protein, producing the protein MTDNLIEIRDLRVAFAGHEVVHGVNLDIRRGECLALVGESGSGKSVTAHSILRLLPGKTVSSTGSIRYNGVDLLHASEQQLRGLRGNRIAMIFQEPMTSLNPLHTVEKQISEVLEIHKGLKGRAARQRTLELLELVGIRQPLQRLKAYPHQLSGGQRQRVMIAMALANEPELLIADEPTTALDVTVQQKILELLIELQQRLGMSLLLISHDLNLVRRIAQRVCVMRHGEILEQADCATLFRTPQHPYSRLLIEAEPSGAPVPSRYDHNLLEVDDLKVWFPLPKALFSRTQEYIKAVDGVSFRLQRGKTLGIVGESGSGKSTLGQAILRLVESEGDIRFGNKHLSLLNQRLMRPLRRQIQVVFQDPFGSLSPRMSVQQIIAEGLLTHGIGTPEEREAAVIRVLEEVGLDPQSRHRYPHEFSGGQRQRISIARALVLEPALILLDEPTSALDRTVQKQVVELLRQLQIRHGLTYLFISHDLAVVHALAHDLMVIKDGKVVEQGASRQIFAAPQHAYTQELLKASGLALAKTGHELVTTI; encoded by the coding sequence ATGACCGACAACCTGATTGAAATCCGCGACCTGCGCGTCGCCTTCGCCGGGCACGAAGTGGTGCACGGCGTGAACCTCGACATCCGCCGTGGCGAATGCCTGGCACTGGTCGGTGAATCCGGCTCGGGCAAGTCGGTGACGGCGCACTCGATCCTGCGTTTGCTGCCAGGCAAAACCGTCAGCAGCACGGGCAGCATCCGCTACAACGGCGTGGACTTGCTGCACGCCAGCGAACAACAACTGCGCGGCTTGCGCGGCAACCGCATCGCGATGATTTTCCAGGAGCCGATGACCTCGCTGAACCCGTTGCACACAGTGGAAAAACAGATCAGCGAAGTGCTGGAGATCCACAAAGGGCTCAAGGGTCGCGCCGCGCGCCAGCGCACGTTGGAGCTGCTGGAACTGGTGGGCATTCGCCAGCCGTTGCAGCGCTTGAAGGCCTATCCGCACCAGCTCTCTGGCGGCCAGCGGCAACGGGTGATGATCGCCATGGCGCTGGCCAACGAGCCGGAATTGCTGATCGCCGACGAACCGACCACGGCGCTCGACGTGACCGTGCAACAGAAGATTCTCGAGCTGCTGATCGAGTTGCAGCAACGCCTCGGCATGTCGTTGTTGCTGATCAGTCATGACCTCAATCTGGTGCGGCGTATCGCCCAACGGGTGTGCGTGATGCGCCACGGGGAAATCCTCGAACAGGCCGACTGCGCAACGCTGTTCCGCACGCCGCAGCATCCTTACAGCCGCCTGCTGATCGAGGCAGAACCGTCGGGCGCACCGGTGCCGAGCCGTTACGATCACAACCTGCTGGAGGTGGACGATCTGAAAGTCTGGTTCCCGCTGCCCAAGGCGCTGTTCAGCCGCACCCAGGAATACATCAAGGCCGTGGATGGCGTGAGTTTTCGTCTGCAACGGGGCAAGACCCTGGGCATTGTCGGCGAGTCCGGCTCGGGCAAGTCGACGCTGGGCCAGGCGATTCTGCGGCTGGTGGAATCAGAGGGCGATATTCGCTTCGGCAACAAGCATTTGAGCCTGCTCAATCAGCGCTTGATGCGCCCGCTGCGCCGGCAGATCCAGGTGGTGTTCCAGGACCCGTTCGGCAGCCTCAGCCCACGGATGTCGGTGCAGCAGATCATCGCCGAAGGCCTGCTGACCCATGGCATCGGCACGCCCGAAGAGCGTGAGGCTGCGGTGATCCGTGTGCTGGAGGAAGTCGGCCTCGACCCGCAGAGCCGCCATCGCTATCCCCACGAATTCTCCGGCGGCCAGCGCCAGCGCATTTCCATCGCCCGGGCGCTGGTGCTGGAGCCGGCGCTGATTCTGCTCGACGAACCGACCTCGGCGCTGGATCGCACGGTGCAGAAACAGGTGGTGGAATTATTGCGGCAGTTGCAGATCCGCCATGGCTTGACGTACCTGTTCATCAGCCATGACCTGGCGGTGGTGCATGCGCTGGCACACGACTTGATGGTGATCAAGGACGGCAAGGTGGTGGAACAGGGAGCGTCGCGCCAGATTTTTGCGGCGCCGCAGCATGCCTATACCCAGGAACTGCTGAAAGCCTCCGGCCTGGCATTGGCAAAAACCGGGCATGAGCTGGTTACGACAATCTGA
- a CDS encoding DUF3455 domain-containing protein, which translates to MNITQLIGLTGLLAVASTSFAQSSYPDAIKVPDGHKIAMETTGVGEITYECRDKANVAGQTEWVFVGPKAVLNDRSGKQVGTYFGPPATWQAQDGSKVTGTQLAVAPSSPGNLPYQLVKANPAEGKGAMSGVSYIQRVALKGGVAPGSECTAANKGKQEVVKYQADYIFWAAN; encoded by the coding sequence ATGAACATCACCCAACTGATCGGCCTCACCGGTTTGCTCGCCGTCGCCTCTACGAGCTTTGCCCAAAGCAGTTATCCCGATGCGATCAAGGTGCCGGACGGCCACAAGATCGCGATGGAAACCACCGGGGTCGGCGAGATCACCTACGAATGCCGGGACAAGGCCAACGTCGCCGGCCAGACCGAGTGGGTGTTCGTCGGCCCCAAAGCGGTGCTCAACGATCGCAGCGGCAAGCAGGTCGGCACCTACTTCGGCCCGCCCGCCACCTGGCAGGCGCAGGACGGTTCGAAAGTCACCGGCACGCAATTGGCCGTCGCGCCGTCGAGCCCGGGCAACCTGCCCTATCAATTGGTCAAGGCCAACCCCGCCGAGGGCAAAGGCGCCATGAGCGGCGTGAGCTACATCCAGCGCGTCGCGCTCAAGGGCGGCGTGGCGCCGGGCAGCGAATGCACGGCGGCGAACAAGGGCAAACAGGAAGTGGTGAAGTACCAGGCCGACTACATTTTCTGGGCCGCGAACTGA
- a CDS encoding sigma-70 family RNA polymerase sigma factor produces MPLPETAFDYEARLAACARGERGALRELYVQESPRLLGVARRLVRDTALAEDIVHDAFIKIWAGAAGFDPARGSARGWMFSVTRHLALNVLRNHDRETPLNDSNESLAIDDDFDALAQSTRIHRCLHQLEPQRRRCILHAYVDGYSHAQIAQRLDTPLGTVKAWIKRSLNALRECMG; encoded by the coding sequence ATGCCATTACCCGAAACCGCGTTCGATTACGAAGCCCGCCTCGCCGCCTGTGCCCGCGGCGAGCGCGGGGCCCTGCGCGAATTGTATGTGCAGGAAAGCCCGCGGCTGCTCGGTGTGGCCCGGCGTCTGGTGCGTGATACGGCGCTGGCCGAAGACATCGTTCACGACGCATTCATCAAGATCTGGGCTGGCGCGGCGGGTTTCGATCCGGCGCGCGGTTCTGCCCGGGGCTGGATGTTCAGCGTGACCCGGCATCTGGCGCTGAATGTGCTGCGCAATCACGACCGGGAAACGCCGTTGAACGACAGCAACGAATCTCTGGCGATTGATGACGACTTCGATGCGCTGGCGCAATCGACCCGCATCCATCGCTGCCTGCATCAACTGGAACCGCAACGCCGCCGCTGCATCCTTCACGCCTACGTCGACGGTTACAGCCACGCGCAGATCGCCCAACGCCTCGACACGCCGCTGGGCACCGTCAAAGCCTGGATCAAGCGCAGCCTCAATGCGTTGCGGGAGTGCATGGGATGA
- a CDS encoding anti-sigma factor gives MTTESAQERDELASEYVLGTLSAEARAEVQRRLPNEPELQAAVDAWERRLLELTDLAPAHQPSLQLWQRIERSVGQLTHKVTPEISWWNRLSLWRGLSAAGLAATLLLGSILLTQTTPKPSFLVVLVAPQDKAPGWVIQASSPREIQLIPLGVVEVPADKALEFWTKADGWQGPVSLGLVKPGQALSIPLDKLPPLQPNQLFELTLEGANGSPIGKPTGPIQAIGRAVKVL, from the coding sequence ATGACCACCGAATCGGCGCAGGAACGCGATGAACTGGCCAGCGAATACGTGCTCGGCACCCTCTCGGCCGAAGCGCGCGCCGAAGTGCAACGGCGCTTGCCCAACGAGCCGGAACTGCAAGCGGCCGTGGATGCCTGGGAGCGGCGTCTGCTGGAGCTGACCGACCTCGCCCCGGCGCATCAGCCTTCGTTGCAGCTGTGGCAGCGCATCGAACGCAGTGTCGGGCAACTCACCCATAAGGTGACGCCCGAGATTTCATGGTGGAACCGCCTGTCGCTGTGGCGCGGCTTGAGCGCTGCCGGGCTGGCCGCGACCTTGTTGCTAGGCTCGATCCTGTTGACCCAAACCACGCCGAAACCAAGTTTTCTGGTGGTGCTGGTCGCCCCGCAGGACAAGGCGCCGGGCTGGGTGATCCAGGCCAGCAGTCCACGGGAGATTCAGTTGATTCCGCTGGGCGTGGTCGAGGTGCCGGCCGACAAGGCGCTGGAGTTCTGGACCAAGGCCGACGGCTGGCAGGGTCCGGTATCGCTGGGGCTGGTCAAGCCGGGCCAGGCGCTGTCGATCCCGCTGGACAAGCTGCCGCCGCTGCAACCGAACCAGTTGTTCGAGCTGACGCTGGAAGGCGCCAACGGCTCACCGATCGGCAAACCCACAGGGCCGATCCAGGCAATCGGCCGCGCGGTGAAGGTGTTGTGA
- a CDS encoding phage infection protein has translation MKRQVILSIALSVLAFNAFAAKPAPTLIAEGGSDRLIERRVAEGGSDRLIERRVAEGGSDRLIERRVAEGGSDRLIERRVAEGGSDRLIERRVAEGGSDRLIERRVAEGGSDRLIERRVAEGGSDRLIERRVAEGGSDRLIERRVAEGGSDRLIERRVA, from the coding sequence ATGAAACGCCAAGTCATCCTCAGCATTGCCCTTTCGGTTCTGGCCTTCAACGCATTTGCCGCCAAACCGGCCCCCACCCTGATCGCCGAAGGCGGTTCGGATCGTCTGATCGAACGCCGCGTTGCCGAAGGTGGTTCGGATCGTCTGATCGAACGCCGCGTTGCCGAAGGTGGCTCGGATCGTCTGATTGAACGCCGCGTTGCCGAAGGTGGTTCGGATCGTCTGATCGAACGCCGCGTTGCCGAAGGTGGTTCGGATCGTCTGATCGAACGCCGCGTTGCCGAAGGTGGTTCGGATCGTCTGATTGAACGTCGCGTTGCCGAAGGTGGCTCGGATCGTCTGATTGAACGCCGCGTTGCCGAAGGTGGCTCGGATCGTCTGATTGAACGCCGCGTTGCCGAAGGTGGCTCGGATCGTCTGATCGAACGTCGTGTTGCTGAAGGTGGCTCGGATCGTCTGATTGAACGCCGCGTTGCCTGA
- a CDS encoding DUF1615 domain-containing protein produces MHTPRLFVSLAALLLLAGCAGQRSEEPAPRPPAEVKAQIVRLLPAKTVDRQGWATDIYAAFAAQGISPTTQNLCSVLAVAEQESTFQVDPPVPGLGKIARDEIDRRAAKVHIPSLLVSGALQVRSPNGKTYSERLSAARSEKELSAIFDDFIGSVPMGRTLFSGFNPVHTGGPMQVSIEFAEKHAKDYPYPVDGTIRREVFSRRGGMYFGIAHLLGYPVSYREPLYRFADFNAGWYASRNAAFQNAVSRASGIPLALDGDLIRPGAIMPGSTELAVRTLGKSLGMRNPVIRDQLEKGDSLAFEDTKLYQRVFELAERAEGKSLPRAVLPGIVLQSPKITRKLTTAWFAKRVDERYRRCMAKS; encoded by the coding sequence ATGCATACCCCTCGATTATTCGTCAGCCTCGCCGCGCTGCTGTTACTGGCCGGTTGCGCCGGTCAACGCAGCGAAGAACCGGCGCCGCGCCCGCCCGCCGAGGTCAAGGCGCAGATCGTGCGCCTGCTGCCGGCAAAAACCGTCGACCGCCAGGGCTGGGCCACTGACATCTACGCCGCGTTCGCCGCCCAGGGCATCAGCCCGACCACGCAGAATCTGTGTTCGGTGCTGGCCGTCGCCGAGCAGGAATCCACCTTTCAGGTCGATCCGCCGGTGCCTGGCCTGGGCAAGATCGCCCGTGACGAAATCGACCGCCGCGCCGCCAAAGTGCATATCCCGAGCCTGTTGGTCAGCGGCGCCTTGCAGGTGCGTTCGCCGAACGGCAAGACCTACAGCGAACGCCTGAGCGCCGCCCGCAGCGAAAAGGAATTGAGCGCGATTTTCGATGACTTCATCGGCTCGGTGCCGATGGGCCGCACGTTGTTCAGCGGTTTCAACCCGGTGCATACCGGCGGGCCGATGCAGGTCAGCATCGAATTCGCCGAGAAGCATGCCAAGGACTATCCGTACCCGGTGGACGGGACGATTCGCCGCGAGGTGTTCAGTCGTCGCGGCGGGATGTATTTCGGGATTGCCCATTTGCTGGGTTATCCGGTGAGTTACCGCGAGCCGTTGTACCGCTTCGCCGACTTCAACGCCGGCTGGTACGCCAGTCGCAATGCGGCGTTTCAGAACGCGGTCAGCCGCGCTTCGGGGATTCCACTGGCACTGGATGGCGACCTGATTCGGCCGGGCGCGATCATGCCGGGCAGCACGGAACTGGCGGTGCGCACCCTCGGTAAATCGCTGGGCATGCGCAATCCGGTGATTCGCGATCAACTGGAGAAGGGCGATAGCCTGGCTTTCGAGGATACCAAACTGTATCAACGGGTCTTCGAGCTGGCGGAGCGTGCGGAAGGCAAGTCACTGCCCCGTGCGGTGTTGCCGGGCATCGTGCTGCAGAGCCCGAAGATCACCCGCAAACTGACCACGGCGTGGTTTGCCAAACGGGTCGACGAGCGCTATCGGCGCTGTATGGCCAAGAGCTGA
- a CDS encoding FAD-dependent monooxygenase produces the protein MNRSDALIIGAGPTGLVLALWLSKLGVRVRIIDKTSAPGTTSRALAVQARTLELYRQLDLADTVVRNGHRVAAANFWVKGKPVAQLPLNRIGEGLTPYAFLEMYPQDEHERLLIERLEDYDVTVERNTTLESFTENGDGLTAHLRLPDGEQEICQACYLAGCDGARSVVRKTLDTGFPGGTYQQIFYVADVQASGPALNGELHLDLDEADFLAVFPLAGEGRARLIGTVRDERADRAETLEFSDVSNRAIEHLNVHIEDVNWFSTYRVHHRVADHFRKGRAFLLGDAAHVHSPAGGQGMNTGIGDAINLAWKLAAVLGGAATPKLLDSYETERIAFARRLVSTTDKVFSFVTAEGRMADLLRTRLAPFLIPKMASFETSREFLFRTVSQITVNYRGMALSEGVAGHVHGGDRLPWAHDGEGDNYEPLRHPCWQVHVYGDTSDEMIAWCNEHHLPLHVFDWRPAFETAGLGRNGFYLLRPDTYVAIADNSADPKVIERYFRDHGIRPFFNCA, from the coding sequence ATGAACCGCAGTGATGCTCTGATCATCGGCGCAGGCCCCACCGGACTGGTGCTGGCCCTGTGGCTGAGCAAACTGGGCGTGCGCGTGCGCATCATCGACAAGACCTCCGCGCCGGGCACTACGTCGCGGGCGCTGGCGGTGCAGGCGCGCACCCTTGAGCTGTACCGGCAACTGGACCTGGCCGATACGGTGGTGCGCAACGGTCATCGGGTCGCCGCAGCGAATTTCTGGGTCAAGGGCAAACCCGTGGCGCAGCTGCCGCTCAACCGCATCGGCGAAGGCCTGACGCCCTATGCCTTTCTGGAAATGTACCCGCAGGACGAACACGAGCGGCTGCTGATCGAACGCCTCGAAGACTACGACGTGACCGTCGAACGCAACACCACGCTTGAGAGTTTCACCGAAAACGGCGACGGCCTCACCGCGCATTTGCGCCTGCCGGATGGCGAGCAGGAAATCTGCCAGGCCTGCTACCTGGCCGGGTGTGACGGCGCCCGTTCGGTCGTGCGCAAAACCCTCGACACCGGTTTTCCCGGTGGTACTTATCAGCAGATTTTCTATGTCGCGGATGTGCAGGCCAGCGGCCCGGCGCTCAACGGCGAGTTGCATCTGGATCTGGATGAAGCGGACTTTCTCGCGGTGTTCCCGCTGGCCGGCGAAGGCCGTGCGCGGTTGATCGGCACCGTGCGCGACGAACGTGCGGATCGCGCCGAAACCCTCGAGTTCTCAGATGTCAGCAATCGCGCCATCGAACATCTGAACGTGCACATCGAGGACGTCAACTGGTTCTCCACCTACCGCGTGCATCACCGGGTGGCGGATCACTTTCGCAAGGGTCGGGCGTTTCTGCTCGGCGATGCGGCGCACGTACACAGCCCGGCTGGCGGTCAGGGCATGAACACCGGCATCGGCGATGCGATCAATCTGGCGTGGAAACTCGCGGCGGTGCTCGGCGGCGCTGCCACGCCCAAACTGCTCGACAGTTATGAAACCGAACGCATCGCCTTCGCCCGGCGACTGGTGTCGACCACTGACAAGGTTTTCAGCTTCGTCACCGCCGAAGGCCGTATGGCCGACCTGTTGCGCACGCGACTAGCACCGTTCCTGATTCCGAAAATGGCCTCGTTCGAGACCAGCCGCGAATTCCTGTTTCGCACCGTCTCGCAAATCACCGTCAACTATCGAGGCATGGCATTAAGTGAAGGCGTGGCCGGGCACGTCCACGGCGGCGATCGTTTACCGTGGGCTCATGATGGCGAGGGGGATAATTACGAGCCGCTGCGCCATCCGTGCTGGCAGGTGCATGTGTACGGCGACACCAGCGACGAGATGATCGCCTGGTGCAATGAACATCACTTGCCGCTGCACGTGTTCGACTGGCGCCCGGCGTTTGAAACGGCGGGACTGGGGCGCAACGGCTTTTACCTGCTGCGCCCCGATACCTATGTGGCGATTGCCGACAACAGCGCGGATCCGAAGGTGATCGAGCGGTATTTCCGCGATCACGGGATCCGGCCGTTTTTCAATTGCGCTTGA
- the hemB gene encoding porphobilinogen synthase, which produces MSSQFPEARPRRLRRNASLRSLFQETEFSLNDLVLPIFVEEEIDDFVPIKSMPGVMRIPERKLAGEIERYARAGIKSVMTFGVSHHLDASGSDTWRENGLVSRMSRIAKDAVPEMIVMSDTCFCEYTDHGHCGVMHNHEVDNDQTLINLGKQAVAAARAGADVIAPSAAMDGQVRAIRRALDDAGFTQIPIMAYSTKFASALYGPFREAGGSALKGDRKSYQMNPMNRREALRESLLDEQEGADALMVKPAGAYLDIIRDIREASTLPLAAYQVSGEYAMIKFGAQAGAIDEDRVVRESLGAIKRAGADLIFTYFAMDLALAGI; this is translated from the coding sequence ATGTCCAGTCAGTTCCCCGAAGCACGTCCACGCCGTCTGCGCCGCAATGCGAGCCTGCGCAGCCTGTTCCAGGAAACCGAGTTTTCCCTCAACGATCTGGTGCTGCCGATCTTCGTCGAAGAAGAGATCGACGACTTCGTACCGATCAAGAGCATGCCGGGCGTGATGCGTATTCCCGAGCGCAAGCTGGCCGGCGAGATCGAGCGTTATGCCCGTGCCGGGATCAAGTCGGTGATGACCTTCGGTGTGTCCCATCACCTGGACGCCAGCGGCAGCGACACCTGGCGTGAAAACGGGCTGGTGTCGCGCATGTCGCGGATCGCCAAGGACGCCGTGCCGGAAATGATCGTGATGTCCGACACCTGCTTCTGCGAGTACACCGACCACGGCCATTGCGGCGTGATGCATAACCATGAAGTCGATAACGACCAGACCCTGATCAACCTCGGCAAACAAGCGGTAGCGGCAGCCCGTGCCGGTGCCGACGTGATCGCGCCGTCGGCGGCGATGGACGGCCAGGTGCGGGCGATTCGCCGGGCACTGGACGACGCCGGGTTCACGCAGATTCCGATCATGGCCTACTCGACCAAATTCGCCTCGGCGCTCTACGGCCCGTTCCGCGAGGCCGGCGGCAGCGCGCTGAAGGGCGATCGCAAAAGCTATCAGATGAACCCGATGAACCGCCGCGAAGCCCTGCGCGAATCCTTGCTCGACGAGCAGGAAGGCGCCGATGCGCTGATGGTCAAACCGGCCGGCGCGTACCTGGACATCATCCGCGACATCCGCGAAGCCTCGACCCTGCCGCTGGCGGCGTATCAGGTCAGCGGCGAGTACGCGATGATCAAGTTCGGCGCCCAGGCCGGGGCCATCGACGAAGATCGCGTGGTGCGCGAAAGCCTCGGTGCGATCAAGCGCGCGGGTGCGGATCTGATCTTCACCTACTTTGCGATGGACCTGGCGCTGGCCGGGATCTGA
- a CDS encoding glutathione S-transferase family protein encodes MTDLSAFPITQKWPAQYPDWIQLYSLPTPNGVKVSIMLEEIGLPYEPHRVGFDTNDQMSPEFLSLNPNNKIPAILDPHGPEDKPLPLFESGAILIYLADKSGQLLAQEGALRYETIQWLMFQMGGIGPMFGQLGFFNKFAGKDYEDKRPRDRYVEESRRLLSVLNTRLEGRDWIMGERYTIADIATFPWVRNLIGFYEAGDLVGINNFPNVTRVLERFLARPAVVRGLTIPS; translated from the coding sequence ATGACTGATCTGTCCGCGTTCCCGATCACCCAGAAATGGCCGGCGCAGTACCCTGACTGGATTCAGCTCTATTCCCTGCCGACCCCCAACGGCGTCAAGGTCTCAATCATGCTCGAAGAAATCGGCCTGCCGTACGAGCCGCACCGCGTGGGCTTCGACACCAATGACCAGATGTCTCCGGAATTTCTGTCGCTGAACCCGAACAACAAGATCCCGGCGATCCTCGACCCTCACGGCCCCGAGGACAAACCGCTGCCGTTGTTCGAATCCGGCGCGATCCTGATTTATCTCGCCGACAAGAGCGGCCAGTTACTGGCCCAGGAAGGCGCTCTGCGCTACGAAACCATCCAGTGGCTGATGTTCCAGATGGGCGGCATCGGCCCGATGTTCGGCCAGCTCGGTTTCTTCAACAAATTCGCCGGCAAGGACTACGAAGACAAGCGTCCCCGTGACCGCTACGTCGAAGAAAGCCGCCGCCTGCTCAGCGTCCTGAACACCCGCCTGGAAGGGCGCGACTGGATCATGGGCGAGCGTTACACCATCGCCGACATCGCCACGTTCCCGTGGGTGCGCAACCTGATCGGCTTCTACGAGGCCGGCGATCTGGTCGGCATCAACAACTTCCCGAACGTCACCCGGGTGCTGGAGCGCTTCCTGGCGCGGCCGGCCGTTGTGCGCGGCCTGACCATTCCTTCCTGA
- the mnmH gene encoding tRNA 2-selenouridine(34) synthase MnmH: MAADFTDYRDIFLNDRPLMDARAPVEFHKGAFPGAVNLPLMNDIERQRVGTCYKHHGQQAAIELGHQLVSGAVKAERLQAWADFARAHPEGFLYCFRGGLRSQIVQQWLKSEAGIDYPRIGGGYKALRGFLIDTLESAQVECDFVLLGGMTGTGKTEVLVQLRHSVDLEGHANHRGSSFGKRATGQPSNIDFENRLAIDFLKKRAAGIDQFVLEDESRVVGSCALPLSLYQGMQQYPMVWLEDRFEQRVERILRDYVVDLSAEFQAVHGEEGFGRFSERLLDSLDNVHKRLGGERHRRMRVLMKEALAEQGRSGAVDLHRAWIEGLLREYYDPMYVFQREKKGGRIEFAGERQAVIEYLRQRIKPKA, translated from the coding sequence ATGGCCGCCGACTTCACCGACTATCGCGACATCTTCCTCAACGACCGTCCGCTGATGGACGCCCGTGCGCCGGTGGAGTTTCACAAGGGCGCGTTTCCCGGTGCGGTCAATCTGCCGCTGATGAACGACATCGAGCGGCAGCGGGTCGGCACTTGCTACAAGCATCACGGTCAGCAGGCCGCCATCGAGCTGGGCCATCAACTGGTCTCCGGCGCGGTGAAGGCTGAGCGCCTGCAAGCCTGGGCGGATTTTGCCCGGGCGCATCCCGAGGGGTTTCTGTATTGCTTTCGTGGCGGCCTGCGTTCGCAGATTGTCCAGCAGTGGCTGAAGTCGGAAGCCGGCATCGACTACCCGCGTATCGGCGGTGGCTACAAGGCGCTGCGGGGGTTTCTGATCGACACCCTCGAATCGGCCCAGGTCGAGTGTGATTTCGTGCTGCTGGGCGGCATGACCGGCACCGGCAAGACCGAGGTGCTGGTGCAACTGCGCCACAGCGTGGATCTGGAAGGCCATGCCAATCACCGGGGCTCCAGTTTCGGCAAGCGCGCCACCGGTCAGCCGTCGAACATCGATTTCGAGAACCGACTGGCCATCGACTTCCTGAAAAAACGTGCCGCCGGCATCGATCAGTTTGTGCTGGAGGATGAGAGCCGGGTGGTGGGCAGCTGCGCGCTGCCGCTGTCGCTGTATCAGGGCATGCAACAGTACCCGATGGTCTGGCTGGAAGATCGTTTCGAACAGCGCGTCGAGCGGATCCTGCGCGATTACGTGGTGGATTTGTCCGCCGAGTTTCAGGCGGTGCATGGGGAGGAGGGTTTCGGGCGGTTTTCCGAGCGGTTGCTGGATAGCCTCGACAATGTGCACAAGCGACTGGGTGGCGAGCGGCATCGACGCATGCGGGTGTTGATGAAAGAGGCGCTGGCGGAGCAGGGCCGCAGTGGGGCGGTGGATCTGCACCGTGCGTGGATCGAGGGTTTGCTGCGCGAGTATTACGACCCGATGTATGTGTTTCAGCGCGAGAAGAAGGGCGGGCGGATCGAGTTTGCGGGGGAGCGGCAGGCCGTGATCGAGTACTTGCGTCAGCGAATCAAACCCAAGGCCTGA
- the selD gene encoding selenide, water dikinase SelD, translated as MTEPIRLTQYSHGAGCGCKISPKVLEVILAGSGAQNLDPKLWVGNASRDDAAVYEIDAERGVVSTTDFFMPIVDDPFDFGRIAATNAISDIYAMGGDPLMAIAILGWPVNVLAPEVAREVIRGGRAVCDAAGIALAGGHSIDAPEPIFGLAVTGLVEKRFMKRNDTATAGCLLYLTKPLGIGILTTAEKKGKLRPDDIGVARDWMCTLNKPGSRFGKLAGVTAMTDVTGFGLLGHLVEMADGSHLTARIFYDRVPRLASVEYYLEQGCVPGGTLRNFDSYSGRVGRVQELHKRVLCDPQTSGGLLVAVTPEGNAEFLAVAAELGLTLEPIGELLERKSTAVEVN; from the coding sequence ATGACCGAACCCATCCGTCTGACCCAATACAGCCACGGCGCCGGTTGTGGCTGCAAGATTTCGCCCAAGGTGCTGGAGGTGATTCTGGCCGGCAGCGGGGCGCAGAACCTTGATCCGAAACTGTGGGTCGGCAACGCGTCGCGCGATGACGCGGCGGTGTATGAAATCGATGCCGAGCGCGGGGTGGTTTCGACCACAGATTTTTTCATGCCGATCGTCGACGATCCGTTCGACTTCGGCCGGATCGCTGCCACCAATGCCATCAGCGACATCTACGCCATGGGCGGCGATCCGTTGATGGCGATTGCGATCCTCGGCTGGCCGGTCAACGTGCTGGCGCCGGAAGTGGCGCGAGAGGTGATTCGCGGCGGACGTGCGGTGTGCGATGCGGCGGGGATTGCGCTGGCTGGCGGGCATTCGATCGATGCGCCGGAGCCGATTTTCGGTCTGGCCGTCACGGGGCTTGTGGAAAAACGCTTCATGAAGCGCAACGACACCGCCACCGCCGGTTGCCTGCTGTACCTGACCAAACCGTTGGGCATCGGCATCCTCACCACGGCCGAGAAGAAGGGCAAGCTGCGCCCTGACGACATCGGCGTGGCCCGGGACTGGATGTGTACGCTGAACAAGCCCGGCAGTCGTTTCGGCAAACTGGCCGGGGTCACCGCCATGACCGACGTCACCGGGTTCGGGCTGCTCGGGCATCTGGTGGAAATGGCCGACGGCAGTCACCTGACGGCGCGCATTTTTTACGACCGGGTGCCGCGTCTGGCGAGCGTCGAGTATTACCTTGAACAGGGCTGCGTGCCGGGCGGCACCTTACGCAATTTCGACAGTTATTCGGGCCGGGTCGGGCGGGTGCAGGAATTGCACAAGCGAGTGCTGTGCGACCCGCAGACCAGCGGCGGGCTGTTGGTGGCCGTGACCCCCGAAGGCAATGCCGAATTCCTCGCCGTCGCTGCCGAACTGGGCCTGACACTGGAACCCATCGGCGAACTGCTGGAGCGAAAGAGCACCGCCGTCGAGGTGAATTGA